CTGGAAGGAGGCCGCCGAGACCCAGCTGGAGGTCGACAGCGCGGACTTGGTGATGCCCATCAGCAGCGATTCGAAAGTGGCCGGACGCCCTCCCTCGTGCAGCACCCGCTCGTTCTCCTCGCGCACCGAGGCTTTGTCCACCTGGTCGCCCTCGATGTAGATGGTGTCGCCCGGATCCTGGACCCGCACCTTCTGCAGCATCTGGCGCACTATCACCTCGATGTGCTTGTCGTTGATGGCCACGCCGTTCAGCCGGTAGACCTCCTGGATCTCGTTGACCAGGTAGACCTGGACCGCGGCCGTGCCCCGGATCCGCAGGATGTCGTGGGGATTGATGGAGCCCTCCGTTATCTTTTCCCCGGCCTTGACCTTGTCGCCGTCCCGGACGTAGAGATGCTTGTTCAACGGGATCAGATAGGCCCGCTCCTCGCCGTTCTCGTTGCGGACCAGGACCGTTCGCTGGCCCTTGGCGATCTCGCCCAGCTTGATCCGGCCGTCGATCTCGGAGACCACCGAGGGATCGGCCGGCTTGCGGGCTTCGAACAGCTCGGCCACCCGGGGCAGACCGGCCGTGATGTCTCGGGTCTTGGATATCTCGCGCGAGGTCTTGGCCAGGAACTCTCCGGCCGCTATCACCTGCCCGTTCTGGGCCATGATCCGGGCCCCGATGGGGATGGGGTAGCTGGACAGGCTCTTGCCCCGCTTGTCTATGATGTTGATATGGGGATAAAGGTTCTTGTTCTTGTCCTTGCTCTCGATCACCACCGGACGGCGCATCCCGGTTATTTCGTCGAACTCCTCGGAGATGGTGACGTCGGGGATCATGTCGGCGAACTGGATGGCGCCGGAGTGCTCGGCCAGGATGACGGCGGTGTGGGGATCCCACTCGAACAGGGTGTCGCCGGGGGCCACCTTGGCTTGGTCGGCGGCCTTAAGCACCGAGGCGTAAGGCACGCTGTAGCGGGTCTTGGCCCCGGGTTTCTCGCCGTGGAGGATGATCTCGCCGTCGCGGTTGATGACCACCACCTCGCCGGTTTCCTTGGCGATGGTCTCCAGCGACTTGAACTCCAGGGTTCCCGGGATCTTGGCCGAGACCTTGGACTGGGCCGCGATCCGGGCCGCGGTGCCTCCGATGTGGAAGGTGCGCAGGGTCAGCTGGGTGCCCGGCTCGCCGATGGACTGGGCGGCCATCACTCCGGTGGCCTCTCCCATGTCCACTATCCGGCCGGTGGCCAGGTTGCGCCCGTAGCACTTGCGGCACAGGCCGCGCTTGGCCTCGCAGGTCAGAACCGAACGGATCCGGATCTTCTCGATGCCGGCCTCGGACAATTCCTCGGCCGCGTCCTCGGTGATCTCCTCGCCCGAGGACACTATCATCTCGCCGGTGATGGGGTTGATCACGTCCTCCATGGCCACCCGTCCCAGCACCCGGTCCCTAAGCGACTCGATGATCTCTTCGCCTTCCTTGAGGGCGCCCCGGTCCTCGCCCATGATGGTGCCGCAGTCCTCTTCGGTGATGATGATATCCTGGGCCACATCCACCAGGCGGCGGGTCAGGTACCCGGCCTCGGAGGTCTTGAGGGCGGTGTCGGCCAGTCCCTTGCGGGCTCCGTGGGTGGAGATGAAGTACTCCACAATGGTCAGGCCTTCCCGCAGGTTGTTGATGATGGGGGTCTCGATGATCTCCTGTCCGGTCAGGCGCTTCTGGGGCTTGGACATCAGTCCCCTCATCCCGCCCAGCTGGCGCACCTGCTCCCGGCTGCCCCGGGCCCCGGAATCCAACATCATGAACACCGGATTGAAGCCCTGGCGGTCGTCGGCCAGACGTTTGATCAGGGCCTCGGTCACCTGGTTGTTGACGTGGGTCCAGGTGTCGATCACCTTGTTGTAGCGCTCGGTGTCGGTGATCACGCCCTTGCGGTACTGGCCCAGGATCTTCTCGGTGGCCTCGATCCCCTTCTTGACCAGTCCCTCCTTCTCGGCCGGCACGATTACGTCGGAAAGGCTGATGGTCACCCCGGCCTGGGTGGCATAGGTGAAGCCCATCTTCTTGACCTCGTCCATGAACATGGCGGTCTTGAAGTTGCCCAGCTTGCGGAAGGACTGCATGGCCATCTTGTCGATGGCCTTCTTGTCCAAAGTATCGTTGACGTAGCCCAGCTCCGGGGGAACTATCTGGTTGAAGATCACCCGGCCGGCGGTGGTCTCTATCTTGCGGTCGTTGACCTTGATCTGGATCTTGGCGTGCAGGGCCAGAATTCCGTTCTCGTAGGCCAGCATCACCTCGTTCTGGTCGGTGAAGGCCTTGCCCTCGCCCTTGACCCCGGCCCGGGGCTTGGTCAGGTAATAGCAGCCGATGACGATGTCCTGCCTGGGGGTGATCACCGGGCGGCCCGAGGCCGGCGACAGCACGTTGTTGGTGGAAAGCATCAGGGTGGCGGCCTCGATCTGGGCCTCGTAGGAAAGCGGCACGTGGACCGCCATCTGGTCCCCGTCGAAGTCGGCGTTGAAGGCCTCGCAGACCAGGGGGTGGATCCGGATGGCCTTGCCCTCGATCAGCACCGGCTCAAAGGCCTGGATGCCCAGGCGGTGCAGGGTGGGGGCCCGGTTCAGCAGCACCGGATGCTCCTTGACGATCTCTTCCAGGATCTCCCAGACCCCGGGCTTTTCCTTTTCCACCAGGCGCTTGGCGCTCTTGACGCTCTGGACGTAGCCTTTTTCCTCCAGCTTTTTCAGGATGAAGGGTTTGAACAGTTCCAGGGCCATGCTCTTGGGAAGGCCGCACTGGTAGGGTTTCAGCTCGGGGCCGACCACGATCACCGAGCGGCCGGAATAGTCCACCCGCTTGCCCAGCAGGTTCTGGCGGAACCGTCCCTGCTTGCCGCGCAGGATCTCGGACAGGCTCTTCAGCTCGCGGTTGCCCCGGCCCTTCAGGGCCCGGGAGCGGCGTCCGTTGTCGAACAGGGCGTCCACCGCCTCCTGCAGCATCCGCTTTTCGTTGCGCAGGATGATCTCCGGGGCCCGCATGTCGATGATCTTCTTCAGCCGGTTGTTGCGGGTGATGACCCGGCGGTAGAGGTCGTTCAGGTCGGAGGTGGCGAAGCGCCCTCCCTCCAGCGGCACCAAGGGACGCAGGTCCGGCGGGATCACCGGGATGGCCGAAAGGATCATCCACTCCGGGCGGTTGCCCGACTTGCGGAAGGCCTCCACTATCCGGAGCCGCTTCAAGACGTTCTTCTTGACCTCGGCCGAAACCTCCAGCCTCAAGCGGGAGCGCAGTTCGGCCGACAGGTCGTCGATGTTGATCTCCTTGAGCAGTTCCCGGATGGCCTCGGCTCCCATATGGGCGATGAAGTCCTTGCCGTATTCCTCCTCGGCCTTGATGCACTGGTCCTCGTTGATCAACTCCTTCTTCTTGAATCCCGAGGAACCGGGCTCGATCACGATGTAGCTTTCGTAGTACAGCACCCGTTCCAGGTCCCGGATGGAGACGTCCAAAAGCTGCCCGATCCGCGAGGGCAGGGACTTGAAATACCAGATGTGGGCCACCGGCACCGCCAGGTCTATGTGCCCCATCCGTTCCCGGCGGACCCGGGACAGTGTGACCTCCACCCCGCAGCGGTCGCAGATCACGCCCTTGAAGCGGATCTTTTTGTATTTGCCGCAGTTGCACTCCCAGTCCTTGGTGGGCCCGAATATCTTCTCGCAGAACAGGCCGTCCCGTTCCGGCTTAAAGGTGCGGTAGTTGATGGTCTCGGGCTTGGTCACCTCTCCCAGCGACCAGCCGTGTATGATCTCCGGGGAGGCCAGCTTCAGCTTGATGAAGTCGAAATCGGTGGCCCTGACCTCCATCTCTCCGGTATTGGCAGTTCTTTCGGGGGTCATCGCTTAGTCCTCCTTATACAGTTGAACGTCCAGGCACAGGCCCCTCAGTTCGTTTACCAGCACCTCAAAGCAGGCCGGGGTGCCGGGCTCGGGCAGGTTGTCTCCCTTGACGATGGCCTCGTAGACCCGCTGTCTTCCCTGGACATCGTCGGACTTGACGGTCAGTATCTCCTGCAGGGTGTAGGCCGCCCCGTATGATTCCAGGGCCCAGACCTCCATCTCACCGAAACGCTGGCCGCCGAAATGGGCCTTGCCTCCCAGGGGTTGCTGGGTGATAAGGGAATAGGGCCCGATGGACCGGGCGTGGATCTTGTCGTCCACCAGGTGGGATAGCTTGAGCATGTACATCACGCCCACCGTCACCGGCTCGTCGAACGACTGTCCGTTCCGGCCGTCATAGAGGGTGACCTTGCCGTGTTCGGGCAGGCCGGCCAGTTTCATCTCGGACTGGATCTCGGCGATGTTGGCCCCGTCGAAGATGGGGGTGGCCACCTTGAAGCCCAGGATCTGGGCGGCCCATCCCAGATGGGTCTCCAGCACCTGTCCCAGGTTCATGCGCGAAGGCACGCCCAGCGGGTTCAGGATCATGTCCAGGGGCCGGCCGTCGGCCAGGTAGGGCATGTCCTCCTCGGGCACGATCCTGGCCAGCACGCCCTTGTTGCCGTGCCGTCCGGCCAGCTTGTCGCCCACCATCAGCTTGCGCTTGCGGGAGACGAAGACCTTGACCAGCTTGATGACGTCGGCCGGGAGCTCGTCGCCCCGCTCCACTTTTTCCTTCTCGATCTGCAGCTCATACTGCACGGCTTCGATGG
The DNA window shown above is from bacterium and carries:
- the rpoC gene encoding DNA-directed RNA polymerase subunit beta', with product MTPERTANTGEMEVRATDFDFIKLKLASPEIIHGWSLGEVTKPETINYRTFKPERDGLFCEKIFGPTKDWECNCGKYKKIRFKGVICDRCGVEVTLSRVRRERMGHIDLAVPVAHIWYFKSLPSRIGQLLDVSIRDLERVLYYESYIVIEPGSSGFKKKELINEDQCIKAEEEYGKDFIAHMGAEAIRELLKEINIDDLSAELRSRLRLEVSAEVKKNVLKRLRIVEAFRKSGNRPEWMILSAIPVIPPDLRPLVPLEGGRFATSDLNDLYRRVITRNNRLKKIIDMRAPEIILRNEKRMLQEAVDALFDNGRRSRALKGRGNRELKSLSEILRGKQGRFRQNLLGKRVDYSGRSVIVVGPELKPYQCGLPKSMALELFKPFILKKLEEKGYVQSVKSAKRLVEKEKPGVWEILEEIVKEHPVLLNRAPTLHRLGIQAFEPVLIEGKAIRIHPLVCEAFNADFDGDQMAVHVPLSYEAQIEAATLMLSTNNVLSPASGRPVITPRQDIVIGCYYLTKPRAGVKGEGKAFTDQNEVMLAYENGILALHAKIQIKVNDRKIETTAGRVIFNQIVPPELGYVNDTLDKKAIDKMAMQSFRKLGNFKTAMFMDEVKKMGFTYATQAGVTISLSDVIVPAEKEGLVKKGIEATEKILGQYRKGVITDTERYNKVIDTWTHVNNQVTEALIKRLADDRQGFNPVFMMLDSGARGSREQVRQLGGMRGLMSKPQKRLTGQEIIETPIINNLREGLTIVEYFISTHGARKGLADTALKTSEAGYLTRRLVDVAQDIIITEEDCGTIMGEDRGALKEGEEIIESLRDRVLGRVAMEDVINPITGEMIVSSGEEITEDAAEELSEAGIEKIRIRSVLTCEAKRGLCRKCYGRNLATGRIVDMGEATGVMAAQSIGEPGTQLTLRTFHIGGTAARIAAQSKVSAKIPGTLEFKSLETIAKETGEVVVINRDGEIILHGEKPGAKTRYSVPYASVLKAADQAKVAPGDTLFEWDPHTAVILAEHSGAIQFADMIPDVTISEEFDEITGMRRPVVIESKDKNKNLYPHINIIDKRGKSLSSYPIPIGARIMAQNGQVIAAGEFLAKTSREISKTRDITAGLPRVAELFEARKPADPSVVSEIDGRIKLGEIAKGQRTVLVRNENGEERAYLIPLNKHLYVRDGDKVKAGEKITEGSINPHDILRIRGTAAVQVYLVNEIQEVYRLNGVAINDKHIEVIVRQMLQKVRVQDPGDTIYIEGDQVDKASVREENERVLHEGGRPATFESLLMGITKSALSTSSWVSAASFQETTRVLTEAAVQGKSDPLLGLKENVIVGRLIPAGTGIRRYRNFKIEEEQPQEQPAEK